A stretch of the Corylus avellana chromosome ca6, CavTom2PMs-1.0 genome encodes the following:
- the LOC132185839 gene encoding nitrate regulatory gene2 protein-like: MGCGGSKVDDLPLVTLCRERKELIKAASDHRYALAAAHVSYFQSLNNIGDSLRRFIDEEFVISLPSSPVLTLPSDKGKKTKKRPNINDSSSTTSISHSHLVSPTQEEEEEKDIADSHLHLSSDSDSELNSESGHIHIHSSPEEQGQSSSYAYPPPTNWGPPPTNWGPPGVNSYAYYMKSSGTPIQTVVQEDPERYAGANGQWSDSSYGYPGYPPGYGGFFGFPPMGSPVTDSQIDRRPSTPAPPPSPPRVSTWDFLNVFDTVDSAGYYPGFYRSNRLGSTASSPDSKEVREREGIPELEDEMEQEVVVKEVQKEKKKLKEDVNVNKDNNSEVGEGTSRAVPLRGSGSSSTIPLSGSVSSHSNSGQGKEIKSSPDTIVSEEGSSRKKGVSFGVDEVSPMDVRSSKPSSLTTLSGHHGKRDLQEVVMEIRDEFEVASGYGKEVALLLEVGKLPYQPRGTSFKVIFSRIRYLVAPSRFSSHPPSRLSVKLSSRTMKMAKAYYGESGNGFNMKPGNLSSTLDKLYAWEKKLYKEVKDEERLRVSYEKKCKKLKILDDRGAESSKIDATRDSIRKSLTKINVCIRAVDAISSRINKLRDEELQPQLTQLIHGLIRMWKSMLKCHQKQFQAIMESKARSFKVNTGLQRDSGLKATLELEVELLNWCSRFNNWINTQKSYVESLNGWLLRCLHQEQEETADGPAPFSPGRIGAPPIFIICNDWYQAMVSISERRVGNALHEFALSLHQLWEWQDEEQRQRIKAAYLSKDFEKRLRTLRMETGRMELDHDGSSDRTAMSKVPSESGVSPLDDLKVDLDSISKKLYEERAKHKETVRLVHDAASNKIQAGLVPIFQALEKFTSAALKAHEQVRLQDAGGS; this comes from the exons ATGGGCTGCGGGGGCTCCAAGGTTGACGACCTCCCTCTGGTGACGCTTTGCAGGGAGCGGAAGGAGCTCATCAAAGCCGCGTCGGATCACCGCTACGCTCTCGCCGCCGCCCACGTGTCCTACTTCCAGTCCCTCAACAACATCGGCGACTCGCTCCGCCGCTTCATCGACGAGGAGTTCGTGATCTCGTTACCCAGTTCTCCGGTGCTCACCCTGCCCTCCGATAAAGgaaaaaagactaaaaagagACCGAACATTAACGACTCGTCGTCTACAACTTCGATTTCGCATTCGCATTTGGTCTCGCCGACtcaagaggaggaggaggagaaagaCATTGCGGATTCGCACTTGCATTTGTCGTCCGACTCCGACTCCGAATTGAACTCCGAGTCGGGTCACATTCACATCCACAGTAGCCCCGAAGAACAGGGACAATCTTCTTCTTATGCTTACCCTCCACCTACTAATTGGGGTCCACCTCCGACGAATTGGGGTCCACCTGGAGTGAATTCGTACGCATATTACATGAAAAGCTCCGGAACGCCTATACAGACGGTGGTGCAGGAGGACCCGGAGAGATATGCGGGGGCAAACGGGCAATGGTCCGATTCGTCGTACGGATATCCGGGCTATCCGCCTGGGTACGGTGGTTTCTTCGGCTTTCCTCCTATGGGTTCGCCGGTAACTGATTCCCAGATTGATCGGCGGCCGAGTACGCCGGCCCCTCCGCCCTCTCCGCCGAGGGTGTCCACCTGGGATTTCCTCAACGTGTTTGATACGGTCGATAGTGCTGGGTATTACCCGGGTTTTTACCGTTCAAACCGACTCGGGTCGACCGCGAGTAGTCCTGATTCGAAGGaggtgagggagagagaggggatTCCTGAATTGGAAGATGAAATGGAGCAAGAGGTAGTGGTGAAGGAGGTtcagaaggagaagaagaagttgaaggagGATGTGAATGTGAATAAGGATAATAACAGTGAAGTTGGTGAGGGAACATCAAGAGCTGTGCCATTACGTGGTTCAGGAAGTTCAAGCACAATACCATTGAGTGGTAGTGTTAGCTCGCACTCGAACTCTGGTCAAGGAAAGGAGATTAAGAGCAGCCCTGACACAATCGTGTCCGAAGAAGGGTCATCGAGGAAGAAAGGGGTGAGTTTTGGGGTCGACGAGGTGTCGCCAATGGATGTCAGGTCGTCCAAGCCGAGTAGCTTGACCACATTGTCGGGCCACCATGGTAAGAGGGACCTTCAGGAGGTTGTGATGGAAATCAGGGATGAATTTGAGGTTGCCTCTGGTTATGGGAAAGAGGTTGCCCTGTTGCTTGAGGTGGGGAAGTTGCCTTATCAGCCTAGAGGCACATCATTTAAAG TAATCTTTTCTAGGATCCGGTATCTGGTTGCACCTTCCAGGTTTTCTTCACACCCTCCGTCGAGGCTGTCAGTTAAATTATCTTCAAGGACAATGAAAATGGCAAAAGCATACTATGGGGAATCTGGTAATGGCTTCAACATGAAGCCCGGAAACCTTTCATCAACCTTGGATAAGCTGTATGCATGGGAGAAGAAGCTATATAAGGAAGTTAAG GATGAAGAAAGGCTACGGGTCAGTTATGAAAAAAAGTGCAAGAAACTGAAAATTCTAGATGACCGAGGAGCTGAGTCCAGTAAGATTGATGCTACTCGGGATTCTATAAGAAAGTCACTGACAAAAATCAATGTTTGTATAAGAGCTGTTGATGCTATCTCAAGCCGGATAAATAAGTTGAGGGATGAAGAACTGCAGCCCCAACTCACTCAATTGATTCATGG ATTGATAAGAATGTGGAAGTCCATGCTTAAGTGCCACCAGAAACAGTTCCAGGCTATCATGGAGAGCAAAGCTCGCTCTTTTAAAGTGAATACCGGCTTGCAAAGAGATTCAGGTTTGAAAGCTACTCTTGAACTTGAAGTGGAGCTTCTGAATTGGTGCTCCCGGTTTAACAATTGGATTAACACCCAGAAATCTTATGTCGAGTCCTTAAATGGGTGGCTTTTAAGGTGCCTTCaccaagaacaagaagaaactGCTGATGGACCTGCGCCTTTTTCCCCAGGTCGGATTGGAGCTCCTCCAATTTTCATTATTTGCAATGACTGGTACCAGGCAATGGTAAGCATTTCAGAAAGAAGGGTGGGAAATGCCTTGCATGAATTTGCTTTGAGCCTCCACCAGTTATGGGAATGGCAAGATGAGGAACAGCGTCAGAGGATAAAAGCAGCATACCTCTCCAAAGATTTTGAGAAACGGCTTAGAACCTTACGCATGGAGACAGGGAGGATGGAGCTTGATCATGACGGATCGTCAGATAGAACAGCTATGTCAAAGGTTCCTTCTGAAAGTGGAGTTTCACCGCTGGATGATCTGAAAGTGGATTTGGATTCAATAAGTAAGAAATTATATGAAGAGAGAGCCAAGCATAAGGAAACCGTTAGACTGGTTCATGATGCTGCTTCAAATAAAATACAAGCAGGTTTGGTTCCAATTTTCCAGGCTTTGGAGAAATTCACTTCGGCGGCTTTGAAAGCTCACGAGCAGGTCAGACTTCAAGACGCTGGAGGCTCTTGA
- the LOC132184096 gene encoding probable L-ascorbate peroxidase 6, chloroplastic/mitochondrial isoform X1, which translates to MAERLSLTLPPTMAAFTASSRILPAASRARVSLAYSSPSSSASLSSLKCLGSSPLVSRLFLNQKRSPVARVVSERGLSAAATPKCAASDPDQLRSAREDIKELLKTNFCHPILIRLGWHDAGTYNKNIQEWPQKGGANGSLRFEVELKHAANAGLVNALKLLQPLKDKYSGVTYADLFQLASATAIEEAGGPKIPMKYGRVEVTGPTECPEEGRLPDAGPPSPADHLRDVFYRMGLNDKEIVALSGAHTLGRSRPERSGWGKPETKYTKDGPGAPGGQSWTVQWLKFDNSYFKDIKERRDEDLLVLPTDAVLFEDASFKEYAEKYAEDQETFFKDYAEAHAKLSNLGAKFDPPEGIVINDGPSESAPEKFVAAKYSSGKRELSDSMKQKIRAEYEAIGGSPDKPLPTNYFLNIIIVIAVLAVLSSLFGN; encoded by the exons ATGGCAGAGCGACTGTCACTGACACTTCCACCAACCATGGCTGCTTTCACAGCGTCTTCTCGCATCCTCCCTGCCGCCTCCAGAGCTAGAGTCTCTCTCGCTTACTCTTCTCCTTCTTCGTCcgcttctctctcctctctcaaatGCCTCGGATCCTCTCCTCTCGTCTCTCGTCTCTTTCTCAACCAG AAACGATCTCCGGTGGCTCGTGTTGTGTCGGAGAGAGGCCTGAGCGCCGCGGCTACTCCGAAATGCGCGGCGTCCGATCCTGACCAGCTGAGAAGCGCCAGAGAGGATATCAAGGAGCTCCTCAAGACCAATTTCTGCCATCCTATCCTG ATTCGCTTGGGATGGCATGATGCTGGTACTTACAACAAAAACATTCAGGAGTGGCCACAGAAAGGTGGAGCTAATGGAAGTTTGAGATTTGAGGTTGAGCTCAAACATGCAGCAAATGCGG GCCTTGTAAATGCGTTGAAACTTCTTCAGCCTCTCAAAGACAAGTACTCTGGTGTGACATACGCAGACTTGTTTCAGTTGGCTAGTGCTACTGCTATAGAG GAAGCTGGGGGCCCCAAAATCCCCATGAAGTATGGAAGAGTGGAAGTCACAGGACCTACGGAGTGCCCAGAAGAAGGGAGGCTTCCTG ATGCTGGCCCCCCTTCACCTGCTGATCATCTAAGAGATGTTTTCTACAGAATGGGATTGAATGACAAG GAAATAGTTGCATTATCTGGTGCGCACACATTGGGAAGGTCCAGACCAGAACGTAGTGGTTGGGGCAAGCCAGAGACAAAGTACACG AAAGATGGGCCTGGAGCACCAGGAGGACAGTCCTGGACAGTGCAATGGTTGAAGTTTGATAATTCCTACTTCAAG GATATTAAAGAAAGAAGGGATGAAGATTTACTGGTCTTGCCAACTGATGCTGTTCTTTTTGAAGATGCATCATTCAAG GAATATGCTGAGAAATATGCTGAAGATCAGGAAACATTTTTCAAGGATTATGCTGAAGCCCATGCCAAACTTAGCAACCTTGGAGCCAAATTTGATCCTCCAGAG GGTATCGTGATAAATGATGGTCCTTCAGAATCTGCACCAGAGAAGTTTGTGGCAGCCAAGTACTCATCCGGGAAG AGAGAGCTGTCAGATTCTATGAAGCAAAAGATTCGGGCAGAGTATGAAGCAATTGGTGGGAGCCCAGATAAGCCTCTTCCGACTAACTATTTCCTAAATATCATAATTGTGATTGCTGTTTTAGCAGTTTTGTCATCACTATTTGGGAACTAG
- the LOC132184096 gene encoding probable L-ascorbate peroxidase 6, chloroplastic/mitochondrial isoform X2 encodes MAERLSLTLPPTMAAFTASSRILPAASRARVSLAYSSPSSSASLSSLKCLGSSPLVSRLFLNQKRSPVARVVSERGLSAAATPKCAASDPDQLRSAREDIKELLKTNFCHPILIRLGWHDAGTYNKNIQEWPQKGGANGSLRFEVELKHAANAGLVNALKLLQPLKDKYSGVTYADLFQLASATAIEEAGGPKIPMKYGRVEVTGPTECPEEGRLPDAGPPSPADHLRDVFYRMGLNDKEIVALSGAHTLGRSRPERSGWGKPETKYTKDGPGAPGGQSWTVQWLKFDNSYFKDIKERRDEDLLVLPTDAVLFEDASFKEYAEKYAEDQETFFKDYAEAHAKLSNLGAKFDPPEGIVINDGPSESAPEKFVAAKYSSGKD; translated from the exons ATGGCAGAGCGACTGTCACTGACACTTCCACCAACCATGGCTGCTTTCACAGCGTCTTCTCGCATCCTCCCTGCCGCCTCCAGAGCTAGAGTCTCTCTCGCTTACTCTTCTCCTTCTTCGTCcgcttctctctcctctctcaaatGCCTCGGATCCTCTCCTCTCGTCTCTCGTCTCTTTCTCAACCAG AAACGATCTCCGGTGGCTCGTGTTGTGTCGGAGAGAGGCCTGAGCGCCGCGGCTACTCCGAAATGCGCGGCGTCCGATCCTGACCAGCTGAGAAGCGCCAGAGAGGATATCAAGGAGCTCCTCAAGACCAATTTCTGCCATCCTATCCTG ATTCGCTTGGGATGGCATGATGCTGGTACTTACAACAAAAACATTCAGGAGTGGCCACAGAAAGGTGGAGCTAATGGAAGTTTGAGATTTGAGGTTGAGCTCAAACATGCAGCAAATGCGG GCCTTGTAAATGCGTTGAAACTTCTTCAGCCTCTCAAAGACAAGTACTCTGGTGTGACATACGCAGACTTGTTTCAGTTGGCTAGTGCTACTGCTATAGAG GAAGCTGGGGGCCCCAAAATCCCCATGAAGTATGGAAGAGTGGAAGTCACAGGACCTACGGAGTGCCCAGAAGAAGGGAGGCTTCCTG ATGCTGGCCCCCCTTCACCTGCTGATCATCTAAGAGATGTTTTCTACAGAATGGGATTGAATGACAAG GAAATAGTTGCATTATCTGGTGCGCACACATTGGGAAGGTCCAGACCAGAACGTAGTGGTTGGGGCAAGCCAGAGACAAAGTACACG AAAGATGGGCCTGGAGCACCAGGAGGACAGTCCTGGACAGTGCAATGGTTGAAGTTTGATAATTCCTACTTCAAG GATATTAAAGAAAGAAGGGATGAAGATTTACTGGTCTTGCCAACTGATGCTGTTCTTTTTGAAGATGCATCATTCAAG GAATATGCTGAGAAATATGCTGAAGATCAGGAAACATTTTTCAAGGATTATGCTGAAGCCCATGCCAAACTTAGCAACCTTGGAGCCAAATTTGATCCTCCAGAG GGTATCGTGATAAATGATGGTCCTTCAGAATCTGCACCAGAGAAGTTTGTGGCAGCCAAGTACTCATCCGGGAAG GATTAA